One window of the Octopus sinensis linkage group LG9, ASM634580v1, whole genome shotgun sequence genome contains the following:
- the LOC115215660 gene encoding intraflagellar transport protein 46 homolog isoform X2 yields MALPPKLDTSAATKAQLHQNQPYDESLEVPDADDVPSTYTPTPRSHNPLGRISNPGIDQSGSPHLLATSTEDAKKLLGKSLGRSSNLSDDDDDGSDLSDDDDDDEEVHIEGAYDPADYDNLQVSSDIKDLFEYISRYSYQVIELEHKLKPFIPDFIPSVGDTDAFIKIPRPDMKPDMVGLTVLDEPCAAQSDPTVLDLQLRTISKQTTAKQMVVKSLEQAEKDPKQIDNWIQNIDKLHRSKPPPNVHYTKNMPQIDSLMQEWPSELEELLKEVSLPSASMDTSLADYIRAICCILDIPVYQTSHNNDMIQALHVLFTLYNEFQNSQHFQTLAQEYKMKKEANPNEQLVLDGDNEAPNGN; encoded by the exons ATGGCGCTTCCTCCCAAACTTGATACTTCGGCTGCTACTAAG GCCCAGCTTCATCAGAACCAGCCGTATGATGAATCTCTGGAGGTtcctgatgctgatgatgttccTAGTACCTATACTCCAACACCAAGATCACATAATCCTCTTG GTCGGATATCAAACCCTGGCATTGACCAGTCTGGGAGTCCCCACTTACTGGCCACCTCGACTGAAGATGCCAAG AAGCTTCTTGGTAAATCTTTAGGCAGAAGCAGTAAtttatctgatgatgatgatgatggttctgatctgagtgatgatgatgatgacgatgaagaagtaCATATTGAAGG AGCATATGATCCAGCTGATTATGATAATCTCCAGGTGAGCTCGGATATTAaagatttatttgaatatatctcAAG ATATTCTTATCAAGTGATTGAATTGGAACACAAACTGAAACCTTTTATTCCTGACTTCATTCCATCAGTAGGGGACACTGATGCATTCATTAAG ATACCAAGACCCGATATGAAACCTGACATGGTTGGTCTGACTGTTTTAGATGAGCCATGTGCTGCACAGTCTGACCCAACAGTGCTTGATCTACAACTGAGAACCATTTCGAAACAGACTACTGCTAAACAAATG GTTGTGAAAAGTCTAGAACAAGCTGAAAAAGACCCGAAGCAGATTGATAACTGGATCCAGAATattgataaattacatcgatcAAAGCCCCCACCCAATGTACACTACACCAA GAATATGCCTCAAATAGACAGCCTGATGCAAGAATGGCCATCCGAGTTGGAAGAATTACTTAAAGAA GTGTCATTACCAAGTGCCAGCATGGATACCAGCTTGGCCGACTATATTCGAGCTATTTGTTGTATATTAGACATACCAGTGTATCAGACCAGCCACAACAATGATATGATCCAAGCCCTCCATGTTCTCTTTACTTTGTACAATGAATTCCAGAATTCTCAA CATTTTCAGACATTGGCCCAGGAatacaaaatgaagaaagaagccAATCCCAATGAACAGTTAGTCTTGGATGGAGATAATGAAGCTCCAAATGGCAATTAA
- the LOC115215660 gene encoding intraflagellar transport protein 46 homolog isoform X1 — MMSTSVIYRTIQKTAAQLHQNQPYDESLEVPDADDVPSTYTPTPRSHNPLGRISNPGIDQSGSPHLLATSTEDAKKLLGKSLGRSSNLSDDDDDGSDLSDDDDDDEEVHIEGAYDPADYDNLQVSSDIKDLFEYISRYSYQVIELEHKLKPFIPDFIPSVGDTDAFIKIPRPDMKPDMVGLTVLDEPCAAQSDPTVLDLQLRTISKQTTAKQMVVKSLEQAEKDPKQIDNWIQNIDKLHRSKPPPNVHYTKNMPQIDSLMQEWPSELEELLKEVSLPSASMDTSLADYIRAICCILDIPVYQTSHNNDMIQALHVLFTLYNEFQNSQHFQTLAQEYKMKKEANPNEQLVLDGDNEAPNGN, encoded by the exons GCCCAGCTTCATCAGAACCAGCCGTATGATGAATCTCTGGAGGTtcctgatgctgatgatgttccTAGTACCTATACTCCAACACCAAGATCACATAATCCTCTTG GTCGGATATCAAACCCTGGCATTGACCAGTCTGGGAGTCCCCACTTACTGGCCACCTCGACTGAAGATGCCAAG AAGCTTCTTGGTAAATCTTTAGGCAGAAGCAGTAAtttatctgatgatgatgatgatggttctgatctgagtgatgatgatgatgacgatgaagaagtaCATATTGAAGG AGCATATGATCCAGCTGATTATGATAATCTCCAGGTGAGCTCGGATATTAaagatttatttgaatatatctcAAG ATATTCTTATCAAGTGATTGAATTGGAACACAAACTGAAACCTTTTATTCCTGACTTCATTCCATCAGTAGGGGACACTGATGCATTCATTAAG ATACCAAGACCCGATATGAAACCTGACATGGTTGGTCTGACTGTTTTAGATGAGCCATGTGCTGCACAGTCTGACCCAACAGTGCTTGATCTACAACTGAGAACCATTTCGAAACAGACTACTGCTAAACAAATG GTTGTGAAAAGTCTAGAACAAGCTGAAAAAGACCCGAAGCAGATTGATAACTGGATCCAGAATattgataaattacatcgatcAAAGCCCCCACCCAATGTACACTACACCAA GAATATGCCTCAAATAGACAGCCTGATGCAAGAATGGCCATCCGAGTTGGAAGAATTACTTAAAGAA GTGTCATTACCAAGTGCCAGCATGGATACCAGCTTGGCCGACTATATTCGAGCTATTTGTTGTATATTAGACATACCAGTGTATCAGACCAGCCACAACAATGATATGATCCAAGCCCTCCATGTTCTCTTTACTTTGTACAATGAATTCCAGAATTCTCAA CATTTTCAGACATTGGCCCAGGAatacaaaatgaagaaagaagccAATCCCAATGAACAGTTAGTCTTGGATGGAGATAATGAAGCTCCAAATGGCAATTAA